Within the Enterobacter roggenkampii genome, the region GCCTTCTCCGTCCCCCCTTCGCAGTAACACCAAGTACAGGAATATTAACCTGTTTCCCATCGACTACGCCTTTCGGCCTCGCCTTAGGGGTCGACTCACCCTGCCCCGATTAACGTTGGACAGGAACCCTTGGTCTTCCGGCGAGCGGGCTTTTCACCCGCTTTATCGTTACTTATGTCAGCATTCGCACTTCTGATACCTCCAGCAACCCTCACAGGCCACCTTCAACGGCTTACAGAACGCTCCCCTACCCAACAACACATAGTGTCGCTGCCGCAGCTTCGGTGCATGGTTTAGCCCCGTTACATCTTCCGCGCAGGCCGACTCGACCAGTGAGCTATTACGCTTTCTTTAAATGATGGCTGCTTCTAAGCCAACATCCTGGCTGTCTGTGCCTTCCCACATCGTTTCCCACTTAACCATGACTTTGGGACCTTAGCTGGCGGTCTGGGTTGTTTCCCTCTTCACGACGGACGTTAGCACCCGCCGTGTGTCTCCCGTGATAACATTCTTCGGTATTCGTAGTTTGCATCGGGTTGGTAAGCCGGGATGGCCCCCTAGCCGAAACAGTGCTCTACCCCCGAAGATGAGTTCACGAGGCGCTACCTAAATAGCTTTCGGGGAGAACCAGCTATCTCCCGGTTTGATTGGCCTTTCACCCCCAGCCACAAGTCATCCGCTAATTTTTCAACATTAGTCGGTTCGGTCCTCCAGTTAGTGTTACCCAACCTTCAACCTGCCCATGGCTAGATCACCGGGTTTCGGGTCTATACCCTGCAACTTAACGCCCAGTTAAGACTCGGTTTCCCTTCGGCTCCCCTATACGGTTAACCTTGCTACAGAATATAAGTCGCTGACCCATTATACAAAAGGTACGCAGTCACACCACGAAGGTGCTCCCACTGCTTGTACGTACACGGTTTCAGGTTCTATTTCACTCCCCTCGCCGGGGTTCTTTTCGCCTTTCCCTCACGGTACTGGTTCACTATCGGTCAGTCAGGAGTATTTAGCCTTGGAGGATGGTCCCCCCATATTCAGACAGGATACCACGTGTCCCGCCCTACTCTTCGAGTTCACAACCTGTGCATTTTCGTGTACGGGACTGTCACCCTGTACCGTGCGACTTTCCAGACGCTTCCACTAACACACAAGCTGATTAAGACTCTGGGCTGCTCCCCGTTCGCTCGCCGCTACTGGGGGAATCTCGGTTGATTTCTTTTCCTCGGGGTACTTAGATGTTTCAGTTCCCCCGGTTCGCCTCGTTAACCTATGTATTCAGTTAACGATAGTGTGTCGGAACACACTGGGTTTCCCCATTCGGACATCGCCGGGTCAAAGGTTCATATCACCTCGCCGGCGCTTTTCGCAGATTAGCACGTCCTTCATCGCCTCTGACTGCCAGGGCATCCACCGTGTACGCTTAGTCGCTTAACCTCACAACCCGAAGATGTTTCACTTCTGATTGCGAAAATTTGAGAGACTCGAACACACCATTAAGATGTGTCGTTTCAATTTTCAGCTTGATCCAGATTTTTAAAGAGCAAATATTTCAAACGTGACTCGTAAGTCAGTTTTGAGATATGACGGCAGGTGACTTTCACTCACGAACCAGCAAGTGGCGTCCCCTAGGGGATTCGAACCCCTGTTACCGCCGTGAAAGGGCGGTGTCCTGGGCCTCTAGACGAAGGGGACACTGAAGTCTCAATCGCAAGACGCCTTGCTATTTACTTTTCATCAGACAATCTGTGTGAGCACTGCAAAGGCAGGTTCTTTAAGGTAAGGAGGTGATCCAACCGCAGGTTCCCCTACGGTTACCTTGTTACGACTTCACCCCAGTCATGAATCACAAAGTGGTAAGCGCCCTCCCGAAGGTTAAGCTACCTACTTCTTTTGCAACCCACTCCCATGGTGTGACGGGCGGTGTGTACAAGGCCCGGGAACGTATTCACCGTAGCATTCTGATCTACGATTACTAGCGATTCCGACTTCATGGAGTCGAGTTGCAGACTCCAATCCGGACTACGACGCACTTTATGAGGTCCGCTTGCTCTCGCGAGGTCGCTTCTCTTTGTATGCGCCATTGTAGCACGTGTGTAGCCCTACTCGTAAGGGCCATGATGACTTGACGTCATCCCCACCTTCCTCCAGTTTATCACTGGCAGTCTCCTTTGAGTTCCCGGCCGGACCGCTGGCAACAAAGGATAAGGGTTGCGCTCGTTGCGGGACTTAACCCAACATTTCACAACACGAGCTGACGACAGCCATGCAGCACCTGTCTCAGAGTTCCCGAAGGCACCAATCCATCTCTGGAAAGTTCTCTGGATGTCAAGAGTAGGTAAGGTTCTTCGCGTTGCATCGAATTAAACCACATGCTCCACCGCTTGTGCGGGCCCCCGTCAATTCATTTGAGTTTTAACCTTGCGGCCGTACTCCCCAGGCGGTCGACTTAACGCGTTAGCTCCGGAAGCCACGCCTCAAGGGCACAACCTCCAAGTCGACATCGTTTACGGCGTGGACTACCAGGGTATCTAATCCTGTTTGCTCCCCACGCTTTCGCACCTGAGCGTCAGTCTTTGTCCAGGGGGCCGCCTTCGCCACCGGTATTCCTCCAGATCTCTACGCATTTCACCGCTACACCTGGAATTCTACCCCCCTCTACAAGACTCTAGCCTGCCAGTTTCGAATGCAGTTCCCAGGTTGAGCCCGGGGATTTCACATCCGACTTGACAGACCGCCTGCGTGCGCTTTACGCCCAGTAATTCCGATTAACGCTTGCACCCTCCGTATTACCGCGGCTGCTGGCACGGAGTTAGCCGGTGCTTCTTCTGCGGGTAACGTCAATTGCTGAGGTTATTAACCTCAACACCTTCCTCCCCGCTGAAAGTACTTTACAACCCGAAGGCCTTCTTCATACACGCGGCATGGCTGCATCAGGCTTGCGCCCATTGTGCAATATTCCCCACTGCTGCCTCCCGTAGGAGTCTGGACCGTGTCTCAGTTCCAGTGTGGCTGGTCATCCTCTCAGACCAGCTAGGGATCGTCGCCTAGGTGAGCCGTTACCCCACCTACTAGCTAATCCCATCTGGGCACATCTGATGGCAAGAGGCCCGAAGGTCCCCCTCTTTGGTCTTGCGACGTTATGCGGTATTAGCTACCGTTTCCAGTAGTTATCCCCCTCCATCAGGCAGTTTCCCAGACATTACTCACCCGTCCGCCGCTCGCCGGCAAAGTAGCAAGCTACTTTCCGCTGCCGCTCGACTTGCATGTGTTAGGCCTGCCGCCAGCGTTCAATCTGAGCCATGATCAAACTCTTCAATTTAAGTTTGATGCTCGTGAATTAAACTTCGTAATGAATTACGCATGTTCACTCAGAGACTTGGTATTCATTTTTCGTCCGAGGACGTTAAGAATCCATGTCACTTTGAGTGCCCACACAGATTGTCTGATAAATTGTTAAAGAGCAGTGCAACGCGGCTTTCGCTCACCGTTGCGAGGTGGCGTATATTACGCTTTCCTCTTTCAGAGTCAACCCGTTATTTCAGGATTTTTTCTCTTCAACCGACCGGGCTGTTTGTGAAGTGATTCACATCCGCCGTGTCGATGGAGGCGCATTATAGGGATCCCAATTTTTAGCACAAGTATTTTTTAGATCTTTTTTTCCGACTGCTGATTTTCCGCGCTTTTCGCTGAAATCCCGCCCGATCTGCTTAAATATTGACGTATTTTGCCTTGCCTCGATCGACGAATACGATCAAAGTCTTCTGTATAGCGCTCATTCTCAGAGGTAGTTATGTCTGCAGTATTACGTCCTTATAAAGATCTGTTCCCCAAACAAGGCGATCGCGTGATGATCGACGCCAGTAGTGTGGTCATTGGTGATGTCCGACTGGCCGATGACGTTAGTATCTGGCCACTCGTTGCCATCAGGGGAGACGTTAACTATGTGTCTATTGGCGCGCGAACCAATATTCAGGACGGTAGCGTTCTGCACGTCACGCACAAATCGTCCTATAACCCGAAAGGCAATCCCCTCATTATTGGAGAAGATGTTACCGTCGGCCATAAAGTCATGCTTCACGGCTGCACTGTCGGAAATCGCGTACTTGTTGGCATGGGGTCGATTTTACTGGATGGCGTCATAGTAGAAGATGACGTGATGATTGGCGCCGGTAGCCTGGTCCCGCAGAACAAACGGCTGGAGAGCGGCTATCTCTATCTGGGAAGCCCGGTAAAACAGATCCGCCCCCTTAAGGAGGCAGAGATCGAAGGATTAAAA harbors:
- a CDS encoding gamma carbonic anhydrase family protein, with amino-acid sequence MSAVLRPYKDLFPKQGDRVMIDASSVVIGDVRLADDVSIWPLVAIRGDVNYVSIGARTNIQDGSVLHVTHKSSYNPKGNPLIIGEDVTVGHKVMLHGCTVGNRVLVGMGSILLDGVIVEDDVMIGAGSLVPQNKRLESGYLYLGSPVKQIRPLKEAEIEGLKYSANNYVKWKNDYLDQDNQTQP